In Setaria italica strain Yugu1 chromosome IX, Setaria_italica_v2.0, whole genome shotgun sequence, the genomic stretch AGTTTAATGCATCTTGGAATGCCTGAGTATAGAGCTAAAAACTTATAAATCATTGAAATACATCAAACCATCAATTGTATTGTATTTTTGCTTTTAGTTCCGTAGTATTCTTGTTCTTGCTTTAAGCATTTGTGTTACTTGACGAAAGCAACCTCTAGGTATCTTGTATACTATGGCCATTTTTACATATTTGTTCTAATTTTTCTTTAGGTCCTAATTCCTTGACATCATGTCTTGTAAATTATCAGATAAATGGAATTAATGCTGCATatattttaatttcttttttatcCAAACTTCTGTATTCACATCCAGTTGGCAGTGATGGAATACCATCAGAAGATGTCTGCATTGAGGATGATTTTGATAAAAGGTTTCAGGAAGATCTCAATGAAGCTGTGCGCCAAAGCCTTggtaccttttcttttcattgcTGCTTCCATTCTCTACGAATATGCTCAAATCTTAGGCTCACAAGAACATCTGTATTCAACACTTATACAATCTACAAATATTCTGCTTTTATAGCGCGCATGAAACATGTTTTCCTGTTGTTAAATGCATAGTGGTCTAATAACTTATTGATGCTGTGTGTTTCCATATCAATGTCCTGTTGCCCTGTTGAAGAATAATTTTACGATTATAATACTAATCCGCAGTATTTATATAGTTACCTCAGGTTTCCGACATTAGGATCTAAGCTTGATTAGAGTAGTTCTTGGAAGAGTATGTATTTTATTGTTGTGTTGCTTCACCAACTTTATGTACTTTAAGATGATATGCTAGTTGAGGATGCAGAGGGATTTAAATAACTATTTTCTTATGCTGGAGATGATATGCTAGTTGAGGATGCAAATGGATTTAAATAGCTATTTTCTTATGCGGAGCGATCATTATATAGGAATGATGATGTGATGTTACGATGATTGTTCTCTTAGTATCATATGTTAATGGTGATAATTTTCGTCTTCTGCAATATCCATCATTCTCACTTAAGTTATATCATTTAAGGTTATGATACTTGTCCTGCTGGTACAATAAGTGCTTCAAATGGGGCAGAAGTGTGTGGGGCTGGCCTTAAAAATGCTGCTGGTGAATACAATTGTTTCTTGAATGTGATTATTCAGGTAAGCATAGACTTGTAATGTGCTTTTCTTCAGGATCAAGTAACCGTGCTTGTTGACAGTAATGTTCTTCTGTATGCAGTCATTATGGCATATAAGGCGTTTTCGGTACGAGTTCGTTAAAACATCATTACTGCACAAGCATGTTGAAGATCCTTGTGCTGTCTGTGCATTATATGATATCTTCAGTGACTTGAGCAAAGCTTCCAAGGGTCAAGGAGAAGCAGTTGCGCCTACTTCATTGAGGATCGCTTTGAGTAAATCCTACCCGAACAGCAAATTCTTTCAGGAGGTAAATGGCGTCCTCCCTTGATAGTTCAAATGCTTTACACACAATCCTTCAGCATTTTATCATTATATTCTTGCGATCTCCATGTTCATTGACCCTAATCAATTTATGCTCATCGCAGGGGCAAATGAACGATGCATCTGAGGTACTGGGGGTAATCTTTGAGTGTTTGCATAAGTCGTACACTTCTCGTACTGTCTCTCATGGTAAATCTCATGAGAAGAATTGTGTTGGATCATGGGATTGTGCAAATATTTCTTGCATAGCACATAATCTTTTTGGAATGGACATATATGAACGGATGAACTGTCACAATTGTAAATTTGAGTCTAGGCGCCTCAAATATACCTCATTTTTCCACAATATCAATGCTAGTTCGCTCCGAACTGCAAAGGTTAGTTTTCTTGCTTTGATTGTGCCCTCTTTTTTTCTCTAAGGGTAATCTATGGTTTATATGTTGCAGTCAGGATAGTTACTGATTCCTAGCTATTCCTTCTTCTTCAGATGATGTGTCCAGATTATTCATTTGATGAACTTTTGAAGATTGTCGAAATGAATGACCAGCTAGCTTGTGATCAAGATGTTGGCGGCTGTGGAAAATTGAATCATAAACACCATATTCTTTCTAGTCGCCCGCACGTTTTTACAGTTGGTAAGCATTTTGCTCTTGGGATGTTTCaggctgcaattattttttacTTTGGAGTTCCATGTCCAGTCAAGCAGTTGTTTGGCAAATATTTGACCTTGCAGTATTCTCTTTGGATTGTTTTATGTTTTGTTAATAGATTGCTGTATTCTCTTAGTTGACCATCCTTAAATGCGCAACTGCAATTCTTGCCTGCTTCTGGCATGTTATGCCTGCACTTGAACACTTCATGCTCTATGTCTGGTGAGATCATTTATTGGCATGCCTCTACTTACCTTTTGAACTTTCATTTTAGTTTTGGGATGGCAGAACAACAAAGAGAGTGTGGATGACATATCTGCAACTTTGGCTGGTATTTCAACTGAGATAGACATTAGCATCTTCTTCCATGGTATAGATCAAGGAAGCAAGCACACTCTGGTGTcagtggtatggccatgaagaCCCTTTATTTTGTTCTATCTCATTCTGAATATATGGATGGTTTTGTACATTTGTTAATAGTTGTTTTCTTGAACTTGTAATTTATATTGTTCTGTTATGCATGTCGAGCATTACTTGTATGAGCAAAAATATGCTCGCTTTCTTCTGCAATCCTTTTATTATGCTGGGAGGTGGGGAGCTACCAAAATAACTCCAGCTTGAGAAATAGGATGCTATCTCCCGCTAGGGcatctttttgtttgttttttgaaCTGTACGCTGATAGGATATGTAAgcagttgtgtgtgtgtgtatttgCAAAGCCGGTTGAATATATTTAAGGTGAAAAGTGACAACTAGACTACAACGTGATTGTCAACAGCAGCATATTATGCGTAGCAGTTAGATGCAGGTGTAGTAGCAAATTACGTTCAGCTGTTCTAAAACCCATAACATCAACGTGATTGTCCTACTATTACCCTTCATAATCGCGATGACATGTTTATTACTTCTGGTTGGCAACTGCTTCAGTAACATGGCGCTTCAAGTTCCAAAAACAATTGGTGTAAATTTTAGTTTTGTTTCTGTTTTGTAGCTCTATACCTATCAGCTGGATAATCAAATAGATATAGATTTGTTCTCTTTTCTCCAAATTACAGATTTACAGTAAGGTTGTTATATCTTTAAGTAAATAGCATGAGTTTTCACTAGACTACCTAGTCTTTACCTGAATCTGTTGTTTAGAAATCTGTCAATCCAAACAGTATCAGATGTATATCTTATTGCTCTTGACACCTGCAGGTTTGTTACTATGGCCAGCATTATCATTGTTTCGCTTTCAAGGATGGAAGGTGGGTCATGTATGATGACCAGACTGTTAAGGTAACCAGATAACCTAAAATGAACATCCACGTCTGCTTTTTCTACTCTTGCTTAGTATGACCTTGTATGTCGTTTGTGCAGGTTATTGGTAGTTGGGGTGATGTTCTTGTGATGTGTGAAAAGGGTCATTTGCAACCGCAAGTGCTTTTCTTTGAGGCTGCGAGTTAGTTATGCTTCAGCTTCTGGGGAGCTGTGCAGTGGTTAACATGCCCTCAGATATATAGATTTTTCCCAGTGGTCGTGAAGATTAGAAATAGAGTAGCAAATTCGTTTTGAGCGGGGGGATAGAGTATTCAACAGTTGCATTGATCCGTAAGCTTTTGTCGAGCCCTTAATGAGCAGTCATCTGAGCATACTTGGGCAGAAAGAGAGCTGATTATCCTTGTCTCTTATTTTCCTTTAACCTTGGGTATAGTTACTGAGCCTCTGACCCTTCCATCTGCCAATAAGATTTCACTGCCGATCAAGTGGGTGGGGGCATTCGCACTGCCATCGAACAAGTCTAGCTGAATCTGTCTAAAGCTCTTCATTATGCACCAACCATGTATAGAATTTTGTGCTTACAATGTGGAGTCTGGTATAGGAGCCTTTGTTTTGCTGTCGGAAGGTTTCTAATGGGAGGAGATGGAATGAAGATGTGGTGTGAGCTGTATTCACTCGTTGAGAAATGTTTGGAATAGAAACACCATTTGGAATACGGTACTAACTCTGGGGCAGGTATTGTGTTCCGAGAAATCTGTAAAGCATGAGTCAACATAGTGACCCCATGAGATTGTGATATGGTTATAGGCGATGAATAACAAAATCCTCATCAAATACTGTTGCATGTTGGTGCCTCTGACTGATTCTGACAGTAgagctgctgctgtttttcatGTTTCGCCGTTCTCCCAGCGATCATTCATTTGGAATGTAACAACAGGTCATGAGGCCTTTTGGTGGTTACTCGTACGAGATGATAACACAAACTAAGggtcttaggggtgtttgggtgtttggatacgaggtgttaaactttaacagtgtcacatcggacgttcggatgctaattagaagaactaaacatgagctaattataaaactaattgcagaaccatgtgctaattcgcgagacgaatctattaagcctaattaatccatcattagcaaacggttactgtagcatcacattgtcaaaatatggactaattaggtttaatagatttgtctcgcgaattatactccatttgtgcaattagttttgtaattaatctatgtttaatactcataattagcatccaaacatccgatatgatgggtgttaaactttaacacgttgttgccaaacagacccttagacGCAACTAATCTGATACTAAGttccaaacagaaaacaaaacaTTGATAATCTTATGAAGTCTAAAGTCGGTTGACGCTTGATTCGCCATCTTCTGCGTAAGACGAGAAATTTGAACATAAACTTCCTTCCGTTTCGAAAGCCTGAATTGAACGGCACTTCTTGTTCCTTGAGGAACTGAGGTCTCTATGCCTCGCACTGACGCGCCTGCTGTCCCATTCGCCTGTTAGAGATAAgatgctccctccctccctgcagCAAGTGATTTGGCTCGAAACGGGGCTCTCGCCATGGAGCTGCCGCTCCCGCTCTCCCCTCCGCGCGCCCACGCCGCCCTCCTCACCTGCAGCTCCACTCCCATCGCCTTCGGGCTCCGCTCCCACTCCCACCCAGCCGCTCCGAGCCGCGGCGCTTGGCCGCTCCGAGCCCGCAGGAACAAGAACTACCGGAGCGAGGAGGACGCGGCCACCGCGGAGCCCAAAATCATCACCCTCGGCCGGCCGGGgaagagccggcggcggggcaacAGGAAGCAGCTGCCGCAGAAGGCAGACGccgacggcgaaggcgaggacgagggtgacgacgacgacgagcgcgaCGTGGCAATCCCGGAGGTGGTGACGAACCGGATGATGCGGCGCGTGGGGGTGTCGGTGGGCGCGCCGCTGGCGCTGGGCGTGGGCTTCTTCCCGTTGTTCTACTACCTCAAGGCGGTGCGGAAGGTGGACGTGCCGACGTGGATCCCCTTCGGCGTCTCCTTCGTCTTCTTCGGCGCCGCGCTGCTCGGGGTCAGCTACGGCATCGTGTCGGCCAGCTGGGACCCCGCCAGGGAGGGCTCCCTGCTCGGCTGGAACGAGGCGCGCCGCAACTGGCCCGTCTTCTGGGACTCGCTCCGGGGCCGCTCGCGTGGATAGGCTAGCTAATCAATCGAGGCCAGTAATTCCACTCGTATCTTATTTGCTACGTATTTTACTTGTCATGGCCATTCTTGGATTTCTTGCAGTAGACGTAGAGTGTTCTAATAGCGTTTATCTTTGAGGCTACGTAGTACGTATTCCTTCTTGGTGGGTTATACACGTCAACAGCTTATAGCTCCAATGGGTCTGATATGTTTCATTGCGTCGATTATGCTATGCTACAAGGGACCAGTTCACGCCTGTTGACCTGTTGTGAATATGAGATTAGTGCGCCACTTCAATCGATTCTTTGAACTTGGGAGTTGGAAAGTAGGCTTGGCTCGGTGGCGCGGCGCATTGTCCATCTGCAATCAGCAGCCAATTCATCCCGAGCAAGCTGTCAGTAGTGAGGATTAAGGGGAGCAGCAAGTCAATTTACAACATTAGTCCAGGCGGATGAGAGTCCAAGAAAAAGACATCAATTTACTACGGACGAATACCACATGTCTGGTTTCTCAGAGTTCAGGACCGGAATAAGTATGGCGAAATAGGATGCAAGCCTGCACCTtccaaacaaaaacaaagattGCTAAACGTTTCAATTCCCATGCCGTAGCTGGGAACGAAAACAAAGTGCACGCTAGCAGCACGGTTGCTTGAGGATGATTCGGCGACATGTGGACTGATGCTGTTTGTGGAAAGATGCATGGGCATCGATTAACACTGCACATCCCCCGTCCTCAAATGTTATCTGAGATAAACTTTCTGCGAGGAACCTCCAAATTAAACCCATTTAATTAAGTCATATCAACTTAATCCTGTGTCATGAGCAATGTCCAGGATTTAAACACACCTCACAAGCACAACTAGTTGAACATCATCACAACATAAGTATAACTATACATAGTCCATCACATTAAAGAAGTTTAAGTTCTCATTCATAACAAGTTCATAGAGTTTTGCAGTGGAAAGTTAATTCATCGCGCTCATACGATACAACACAAAATAAGAAGGTTGACACTATATGCCAATAGTGCCATTCTCATAGTCATGGCCATTTACT encodes the following:
- the LOC101784721 gene encoding protein PAM68, chloroplastic, whose product is MELPLPLSPPRAHAALLTCSSTPIAFGLRSHSHPAAPSRGAWPLRARRNKNYRSEEDAATAEPKIITLGRPGKSRRRGNRKQLPQKADADGEGEDEGDDDDERDVAIPEVVTNRMMRRVGVSVGAPLALGVGFFPLFYYLKAVRKVDVPTWIPFGVSFVFFGAALLGVSYGIVSASWDPAREGSLLGWNEARRNWPVFWDSLRGRSRG